The window CGATATCTGTGGGAAGAAGGCCGCCTTGGCCACACCTACGTTTGCATTTGCCGCAACTAGAAGTTCTTCACTCTGTCGGACATCGGGCCGGCGTTCAAGCAGGGCCGACGGAAGCCCAGTCGGAACGGTGGCCAGATGAGGTTGATCGACCAGAGCCAGGCCGCGAGCGATCGGTCCTGGGTTGCGTCCCAGAAGAATGCTGATCTGGTTCTCAGTTTGAGCGATCGATTGTTCGTCGCTGATCACCTGAGCTTGGGCCTGCTGTAAAAGCAGATCAGCCTGATACACATCGGTAATTGCACTGTCGCCGCCCGTGTATTTCACGGTATTAATCCGCACGATGTCGTTGTCGGCAGCGACATTTCTCTGCGCAAAATCCAATTGATAGTCAAATTGCCGTAGCGCGAAGTAGGCGATCGCGATGTCAGAGATCAAGGTCGTTTGGACAACGTCGCGGCCATAAGTAGTCGCGAGCAACTGCGCGCGTGCGGCCTCAGTCGCGCGCCGATACTTCCCCCAGAAGTCCACAATGTAGTTGAGCGAGATGCCCAGCGAGTCCACAGTTGGCCCATTGAGAGCGAAAGAGTTGCGCTGATAATCCACGCCGCCTGAGCCAGAGACATTGGGCAACTGGTTGGCTCGTGTTATCCCTACCACTGCCTGCGCCTGCAGGATGCGCGAGGCAGCAATCTGCATATCGTAGTTGTTGATCAGCGCTTCCTTGATGAGTGCTCGCAGCGCTTCGTCCTGGAAGACCGTCTCCCATTGCATCTCTGCAAATGGCTGTGCAGCGGGCTGGCCGGGCAGATCAGGCGCAACGCCCCGGTATTGGTCCGGCGTCACCACCACTGGGCGTTTGTAGTTTGGCCCAACTTTGCAACCGCTCAGCAGGAGAGCCAGCGCAAAGCCCGCGAGCTTTCTCGTGCTGATCATGTGGTGGTCCCCTTCGAAGCGGACTCATCTTTTATCTCCGGCGCCTTTTCCTTGCCGAAGAGATTGCCGAAGCGTTCAATCACATCAAAGCTAACGGGAATAAAGAAGATCGCAAGCAGTGAAGCTGCCAGCATCCCGCCAATGACCACCGTACCAAGTACCTGTCTCGAGATGGCGCCCGCGCCCGAAGCGGTCCACAAAGGAACGCATCCAAGAATAAAGGCAAACGCAGTCATCAAGATCGGTCGAAGCCTCAGCTTTGCTCCGGAGAGCGCAGCATCGATCAGCGATTTACCACCCTCGTACTCCGCCTTGGCAAACTCGACGATCAGAATCGCGTTCTTGGCCGACAACCCGATCAGCATCACGAGGCCGATCTGCGCATAAACGTTATTGTCGAGCCGTCGTAGATAAAGCGCTGCAAAAGCACCAAAAACTGCGATCGGAACGCCCAGCAAAACGCTCAGCGGGAGCGTCCAGCTCTCATACTGCGCAGCCATAATCAGAAACACAATAAAGAAGGAAAGCCCAAAGACCACAATCGGTTTGACTCCCTGTGCGGCTTTGACCTCTTGATACGACATGCCGAGATAGTCGAAGCCCATCTGATTCGGCATCGTCTTCTTGAACACATCCTGTAGAGCCGCAATCGCCTCGGACGAACTATATCCGGGGGCAGCAGAACCGTTGATCTGAACGCATTGAAACTGGTTGTACTTCATGATGAACTCTGGCCCGCTCCGTGGAGCATTTCCCGTCAGCGTACTCAACGGCACCATCTGTCCAGTGGCGTTCGTCACATAAAATTTGCCGAGATTGTCCACCGAAGTTCGATAGTTGCTCTCTGCCTGTACGTAGACCTGCCACTGTCTACCGAATCGGTTGAAGTAGTTCACCAGCGATCCGCCCATAAACGTCTGTAGAGTCTGGTAAACATTCGCCAGACTCACCTGTTGAGTCAGCACCTTCTCCTGGTCGACGGTAATTCCTACCTGTGGCACTCCGAACAGCGCAGTGGTCATCAGTCCAGCCAACTCCGGGCGCTTGCGCGCCTCCGCCATAAATACTTCCGTGTTTTTCGCCAGGAATTCAATTGGGCTCCCAGATCGATCTTCGAGAACAAACGTGAATCCACCTGATGTGCCAACGCCCGGAATAGCTGGAGGTGGAAAAGCGAAAGCAATTCCAGCTGTCACTCTGGAGAGCGCACCCATCAAGTGTCGCTTGATTCCGGCGTAGCTCTCCTCGGCAGTTTTCCGCTCATCCCAATTCTTGAAAGAGACAAAGAAGAAGGAGCTGTACGTAGTATTCACGCCGCTCAGCATGCTATACCCGATCACTGAGCTGACATACTGCACGCCCGGCGTCTCCATCATGATCTTCTCGACCACCTTTGACGCGTTTGAGGTACGTTCCAGTGACGATGCGTTCGGCAACTGCAACCCGCCGTACATGTAGCCCTGGTCCTCATCAGGAAGAAAGCCCCCCGGTATCTTGCTTCCGAAGAAACCCGCGCCTAAAACAAACACCAGCAACAGTAGAAAAGCGAATCCAGCCTTATGGATCAGGTGTCTGCAGGCACTAACATACCCATCTGTCACTCTGCCGAAGACACGATTGAACCAGCGAAAGAAAGCTCCGAGCGGGCCGCGAGACTCTTTCTTTGGCCGCAGCAGCATCGCCGAGAGAGCAGGGCTCAGGGTCAGTGCATTGAATGCGGAGAACGCAACGGACACTGCAATCGTTACGGCAAACTGTTGATAGAGTCGCCCGGTGATTCCAGGAATGAACGCAGTCGGGATAAACACCGCGCCCAATATCAATGCAATCGCAACTACCGGACCACCTACCTCTTCCATAGCCTTGATGGTCGCGTCATGCGGAGTCATGCCGTGTTCGATGTGATGTTCTACAGCCTCGACGACGACGATAGCGTCATCCACTACCAGCCCAATCGCCAGCACCAGCCCGAAGAGCGAAAGTGTGTTGATAGAAAAACCCAGCAGCGGAAAGATCATGAACGTTCCGACAAGCGAGACCGGAACCGCAAGCAGTGGGATCAGCGTAGCTCTCCAACCTTGCAGGAAGATGTAAACCACAATGATGACAAGTGCCAGCGCCTCGAAGAGCGTGTGGACAATCTCCTTGATCCCGGCCGTGACCGCGAGAGTCGTGTCGAGTGCCACGATGTAATCAAGATCCTGGGGAAAGCGGGTCTTCGATTCCTGCATCAGCGCTCGAACTCCCGCGGCAGTTGCAACCGCGTTTGCTCCAGGAGCCTGGTAGATCGCAATCAGCGCTGCGGGCTTGCCGTTCAAGCGGCCTATCATGTTGTAGTTCTGCGCGCCCAGCTCCACACGCGCAACATCCTTCAAGCGCAGGATGCCTTCGCCCGACTTGGCCCGCACGATGATCTCACCAAACTCCTCTGCGGAAGGAAGACGCCCGGGAGCCCGCACCGTATAGGTGAACTGTTGTCCCGTCGGAGCGGGATTACCGCCAATCTGGCCCGCAGGATTCACGTTATTCTGAGCTTGAATCGCATCGATAATCTCAGGCACCGTGATCTTCAGGCTCGCCAGCTTATCCGGATCGACCCAGCACCGCATCGCATATTGACCAGCTCCAAACACCGACACGGAAGCCACACCGGGCACTCTTGTCAGAGCATCGTTCAAGTTGATCGTGGCGTAGTTCGCCAGAAAGATGTTGTCGTAGCTGTTGTTGGGCGAACTGAGATCGATCAGCATCAACGGCGCCGCAGTCGACTTCTGGACCGTAATGCCTTGATTGAGCACCGCACTCGGCAACTGCGAGTTCGCCTGCGAGGCGCGCATCTGGGTCAGAATTTGATCGGTGCTGGCGACAGTATCGATATTAAAATCCACCGTCAACGTCATCTGCCCGTTGCTGGCGTTCAGCGAATACATGTAGTTCATGTTGTCGACGCCCGACATCTGCTGTTCGATCGGCGTCGCCACCGATTGCGCGACTGTCTGGGCATCCGCGCCCGTGTAGTTGCCGATGACCTGGATCTGAGGATCGGCAATATTTGGAAACTGTGACGTCGGCAAGCTCAACATCGACACGATGCCGGCAACGACCATCAAGATCGAGATAACAATCGCAACGATCGGCCTGTTGATAAAAAACTTCGACATTGTCAGTCGCCCTCGGGCACGGACGCAACGACATAGGGTTTAGCACTGACGGGTGTACCTTCCCGCACCTTCATGAAGCCCTGAACAATAACCTTCTCTCCAGGCTTCAAACCCTCCGTAATAATCCAGTTCGTCCCGACGCGATCACCCACTTTGACCGGCCGAAACATCGCCTTATTCTCCGGACTGACCACAACCACTTGATACATCGATTGCACTTCAATCACAGCAGCCTGCGGAACCAGCAGCGCATCTTTGGTCATTCCAGTTTCAATGCGAATATTGCCGAAGCCGCCGGGCCGAAGTATGCCATCTTTGTTCGGAAAATCCGCTGCTAACTGAATCGTGCCCGTCTGCGACGTAATCTCCCGATTGACCAGCATGATCTTGCCCTTCGCCGGAAAGGCGATTCCATTTGCCTGGAGGAACTCCACCGGAAAGGATGCTGCATGCCCCTTCCCGCCCCGGACTGCCTGCGAGATCAACTGCGCTCTGCCAAGATAGTCGCTCTCACTGATATTGAAGTAGGCTCGTATCGGATTGATATCCGATACAGTCGTCATCTTCGTTGTTGTCCCCACCAAGTCACCAACGTTTGCGTTGGAAGTACCGGCCAAGCCGTCGATAGGAGACAGCACCTTCGTCCACGCCAGGTTCAACTCAGCCTGAACCTTGTTCGCCTCTGCAGCATTGACCTGCGCTACGTTGGCCGCAAGTGTGGAGATATCCGTATCCAACTGCTTCTGCGGTATCGCGTGCTGCTCAGCAAGTGGGCGATCCCGCGTAACATTATTCTCTGCCTCCGTCCGCTGCGCCACCGCAACCGCCACCTGCGCCTTTGCTTCGTCAAGCCCAGCGATAAATGGGCGAGGGTCGATCTCATAAAGCAGTTGACCTTTGTGAACGAAAAACCCCTCGGTATAAGCGCGCTTCAACAGATATCCCTGCACCTTTGGAGTGATATCCGCGTTCACCTGCCCATTCAGTTGGGCTACCCACTGCTCGTAGTTCGGAACATTCCGTTGCACGACGTTGGTAACTTCTACTTCGGGGGCCATTGGTGGTGGCGCAGCTTCCTTCTTCTCGCAACCGAGTCCCCCACACAGCAGGATCGTACCCGCAACGATCACGGCAACATCAGCGCTGAGCTTCGGCTTATACAGCAAACCAAGTACGCCCGGATTGCCCCTCAGAAAAAGATTCCGAACTTTGGATCGCACGTGCATTTTGTTCCCCCGTCTAAAACAGGAGCCATATAGCTGATGAAGTACGTACTTGCCTTATATCCCACCTCGCTCGAAGTCACGACTAGCAATAATGCTAGATTGCATTGCCTTTTATGCCTTAGTTGTTGTAGCAGTGTCTGTTCGAGCCGAAACATATGATTTAAAACTCATCACACACGACATATTTCGTCAGGCGGACATGAGTGAGTCGCAGGCTCCGGACGCCATATTCGACCTGTCCAGGTGATCGCGGTAAGAGAGTTCATGCAGACAGGTAGTAATCGCAACGTTGATTACTTACGTGTCATTCGAGTCACGTAGACACCCAAATTATGTAGTTACATGCAGCGAAATCGCAGTTAGACTGAAGCTTCTCTTGAATACACGAAGTACCAGCTGAGTCTTTCGATTGTTGAGATTATGCCCCGATGAGCCAATCTGATTCTTGCGGCAAAGACTACGCTCAATCGAGCTTACTGATTATCTCTTCTGTCTGGTGGCCGTCTTCTGCCAAGTTAGCCGTTGCATTAGCCAACTATGGCTGCAAAGTCGAGGGCGTTTGTCCGCCGGACCATCCGTTCTCCTTTGTCGACGGCATAACCAAAATCTATCCCTATCGTGGTCTGGATTCGCTGCAATCCCTCTACGACGCAATCTGTCAGAGCCAGCCCTACCTTCTCATCCCATGTGATGACGGCGTTGTATGGCAACTGCACGAGCTTCACCGAACCAGGCCAGAGCTTAGACCGCTGATCGAGCGGTCCCTCGGCGCGCCTTCAGGATACGAACTCCTCTCCGGCCGGGCGGAGTTGCTGCAACTCGCGCAGGAGATGCACATCCGAGTGCCGCGGACAATACAGATCGCTAATCCCGGTCACCTCGAAGAATACTTTTCCTCACCAGCCGAACCAGCCATTCTCAAACTCGATGGAACCAATGGTGGCAAAGGGGTGCAGGTCGTACATTCACTTCAGGAGGCCAGGCGGGCATTCACCACCATGCTTCGGCCGGTAACTCTTTTGACAGCCGTCGGACGCTGGCTTGTCATTCACGATGCGTTAGCGCTCTGGAACAGAACGAGTCGACGACGTCCTGGTCTGGTGCTGCAACAGTTCATCGCCGGTCGCCCAGCCAACACGATGATGGTCTGTCAGCACGGCAAAGTTCTCGCAATGGTAACGGTCGAGGTGTTGTGCGCACAGGGCTCAACCGGAGCTGCCATGGCGGTGCGTCTCATTGAAAACGAAGAGATCTGTACGGCAGCCGAACGGATCGCCGAGCGGCTCCAGCTCTCAGGCTTTCACGGCCTCGACTTCGTCCTCGAGAGCGAGACCGGATACGCATACTTGATTGAGATGAATCCGCGTTGCACCCAGCTTGGACATCTTCCTCTTCCCCTTCAAGGTGATCTCGCTGGCATATTTTGCAGAGCATTCACGGATGCCAATCCCCAACAGCAACAAAGGTCGTTCTGCGAGAAAACAATTGTGTTCTTCCCCCAGGCGATCATGTCGAACGCAAAGTTCCCGTATCTACAGACCTCCTATGTTGATGTTCCGTGGGGCGAACCAAGACTTGTGCGCGAGCTCATGAACAGAGACTGGCGCGACCGCAGTTTTTTCGCCAGGCTTCATAACATGATCTGGCCACCCGTCAGGGCGGCGGTAGATTTTGAAGCAATGGCGGGTCAAAGCGATCCGATCCCAGAAATGCCCACGGTCGGTCCAAAAGGGCATTAACGTGCTCTCTAACTATCGAACGGATTCATCGACATAGAGCAGGCGCGCGCTTCCGTTTGAAAGGCCTCAAAGTCGATCCGGAAGATGTTTTGAATCACTCTCATTGGAGTCGCCATCAACTCATGATCGGTTTTGCTTATCCGTTCATGCGGCAATTTATTGCAGGTATGTGAAAAAAAAGTTCTCTCTGCAACTTCATCTCGAAATGTGTGTCTGTGTGTTACACATCGATTGCAAGTCAAAGTATCACCCGGGCTCAAAAGCGTCATCAAGAGGTTGGGAAATTGAAGCAACCCATTGCGTTAAGCCATGCATCTCCTTAACCTGATCCCAGACAGAATCTGGCTGAAAAATAGTTTGTAGCTAGTTCTGCCTATTTCGTGTTATGTTAGTCCCGAAGGGTCTAACCCTTTTCGGTTTTTCCACTTTTTGTATTGCTACGTGTTCGCTGATCGAGACTTCTGTACTCGGAGGGACCACTTGACTACTGCACCTCATGTTCCTGTCTCTCCAATTGATTTGCTGCGACCGAATTCGTTCAAATTCGACCAGAGGTCGCAGCGTGTGGCCCGAGCCATATGCGCTTCGTGGGTGAAGTTGGACATGCTCCTGCTTTCTTTCACGCTGCTCATGCTGCTGCTTGGCCCTGAGATCCGTGGTCACCAGCTGAGTCTGGCAAGGGTACTGCAGCTTCGCGTATCACTCCTCAACTTTATGTTGGCCGCCACGTGCCTGGTCACCTGGCGTCTGAGCTTCAATCTCACCAAACTGCACTTTGACCGATCCAACGCTTCAGTAGCAATTCTAGGGGTCGAGACATTCCTACGCGTAACCTCGTGCGCCGGAATCGCAGCCATCATCATCTATCTGCGTCATCCCGATCGTGTCTCCCTCTATACCATCGCGACCTTCTGGTTCGTCAGCATGATCCTGCTCAGCGTTGGCCGCGCCATCCTCATTGCCTTTGAATACTACGTGCGGCCGTTGCTGCGTCAAAACAGGCAGGTCGTTATCGTCGGCAGCGGTCGGCGAGCCCAGCAAGTCGCGCACGAACTCACAACCCACCCGAAGTGGCACTACTTCGTACTGGGCTTCGTCGACTCCGAACCTCAATGCGACCCACGCTGTGTACTCGGCGGTATCGAACAGCTGGATTCCATTCTCATGCAGAAGGTTGTCGATGAAGTGATCATCGCCCTTCCAATGAAATCCATGTACGACAGCATCCAATTGGCGATTCAAGCGTGCGAACGCGCAGGGATACAGTCTGGCTACTCTCTGGATCTGTTCTCAACTGAGGTTGCCAAGCGGAGGTCGTTTGAAGAGCACGACGCCTCCTCGGTTGTGCTTCACATGGTGCATAACGGCCACCATAAGTTCCTGAAGCGTTCGCTCGACGTCGCCTGCTCCGCAGTGGGAGTCATCATCCTTGCGCCCCTGATGGTGCTCGTCGCGCTTGCCATCAAGATGACAAGCAAGGGGCCTGTCATCTTTCGCCAGAAGCGATACGGCCTGAATAAGCGGACCTTCTGGATGTACAAATTCAGAAGCATGGTGGAAGATGCCGAGGTCCGCCAGAAAGAACTCGAGCACCTTAACGAAAACGATGGCCACGCCTTCAAGATGCGCAATGATCCACGGATTACACGCGTCGGGCAGATCATCCGAAGAACATCCATCGACGAACTACCCCAGTTCTTCAATGTTCTGCTCGGTGATATGTCGCTTGTGGGACCCCGGCCACTACCAATGCGCGATGTGAACAACTTCTCGGAAGCTAGCCTGATGCGGCGCTTCAGCGTAAAGCCTGGGCTCACCGGCCTCTGGCAGGTGAGTGGAAGAAGCAATACGTCATTTGCCAACTGGATGAAACTGGATCTCGAGTACATCGATCGTTGGTCTCTGCTTCTCGATATGAAGATTCTGGCAAGGACCATTCCTGCTGTCTTCAAAAAGAGTGGCGCCGTCTAAAACTGCACTTCGCGACTCCGTTTCTTCTCAACGAGCCCCTGATCCGGGGCTCGTTGCTTTTAGTGCGTAGTTCATCCACATGACAGCGGCTCCAGCGCAACAAGGACTACTCTGGCACAACCTTCATCCGCCATCCGCTCGCTATGAACCGATGCAATCAAATGACGGTCATATGACAACGCGATGACAACGCAGCTCTTCACTCTAACTAGTCTTCGATTTGACCGGATAGAGCCATCCATCCGGCAAGCGATCTGCAACACGCAGAGAGAGAAAAGTGAAGGATCATGCAAAAAGTAGTCTGCCCCACCGGCCCCGTAGTCGATAGCCTCACCTCACACCGCGCCCCCGTTCAACAAATCAAAACCAGCGTCGCCAGGACCCTCATCGCTCTTCTCGTTGGAGCATCCACCTTCGGGGCCGCGGC is drawn from Edaphobacter lichenicola and contains these coding sequences:
- a CDS encoding efflux RND transporter permease subunit, encoding MSKFFINRPIVAIVISILMVVAGIVSMLSLPTSQFPNIADPQIQVIGNYTGADAQTVAQSVATPIEQQMSGVDNMNYMYSLNASNGQMTLTVDFNIDTVASTDQILTQMRASQANSQLPSAVLNQGITVQKSTAAPLMLIDLSSPNNSYDNIFLANYATINLNDALTRVPGVASVSVFGAGQYAMRCWVDPDKLASLKITVPEIIDAIQAQNNVNPAGQIGGNPAPTGQQFTYTVRAPGRLPSAEEFGEIIVRAKSGEGILRLKDVARVELGAQNYNMIGRLNGKPAALIAIYQAPGANAVATAAGVRALMQESKTRFPQDLDYIVALDTTLAVTAGIKEIVHTLFEALALVIIVVYIFLQGWRATLIPLLAVPVSLVGTFMIFPLLGFSINTLSLFGLVLAIGLVVDDAIVVVEAVEHHIEHGMTPHDATIKAMEEVGGPVVAIALILGAVFIPTAFIPGITGRLYQQFAVTIAVSVAFSAFNALTLSPALSAMLLRPKKESRGPLGAFFRWFNRVFGRVTDGYVSACRHLIHKAGFAFLLLLVFVLGAGFFGSKIPGGFLPDEDQGYMYGGLQLPNASSLERTSNASKVVEKIMMETPGVQYVSSVIGYSMLSGVNTTYSSFFFVSFKNWDERKTAEESYAGIKRHLMGALSRVTAGIAFAFPPPAIPGVGTSGGFTFVLEDRSGSPIEFLAKNTEVFMAEARKRPELAGLMTTALFGVPQVGITVDQEKVLTQQVSLANVYQTLQTFMGGSLVNYFNRFGRQWQVYVQAESNYRTSVDNLGKFYVTNATGQMVPLSTLTGNAPRSGPEFIMKYNQFQCVQINGSAAPGYSSSEAIAALQDVFKKTMPNQMGFDYLGMSYQEVKAAQGVKPIVVFGLSFFIVFLIMAAQYESWTLPLSVLLGVPIAVFGAFAALYLRRLDNNVYAQIGLVMLIGLSAKNAILIVEFAKAEYEGGKSLIDAALSGAKLRLRPILMTAFAFILGCVPLWTASGAGAISRQVLGTVVIGGMLAASLLAIFFIPVSFDVIERFGNLFGKEKAPEIKDESASKGTTT
- a CDS encoding efflux transporter outer membrane subunit; translated protein: MISTRKLAGFALALLLSGCKVGPNYKRPVVVTPDQYRGVAPDLPGQPAAQPFAEMQWETVFQDEALRALIKEALINNYDMQIAASRILQAQAVVGITRANQLPNVSGSGGVDYQRNSFALNGPTVDSLGISLNYIVDFWGKYRRATEAARAQLLATTYGRDVVQTTLISDIAIAYFALRQFDYQLDFAQRNVAADNDIVRINTVKYTGGDSAITDVYQADLLLQQAQAQVISDEQSIAQTENQISILLGRNPGPIARGLALVDQPHLATVPTGLPSALLERRPDVRQSEELLVAANANVGVAKAAFFPQISLTGQFGAASTALTSFLQGPATVWSVGGEVLQPLYAGGAITSAYKLAWAQRNESELTYKQTALNAFGDVANSLVGYNQSRLFRMKIEEQTNTYQETARLANVRFSGGVTSFLEVLVTQQQFFTSELALAAAWNTEMQNYVQLYQALGGGWQP
- a CDS encoding efflux RND transporter periplasmic adaptor subunit — protein: MHVRSKVRNLFLRGNPGVLGLLYKPKLSADVAVIVAGTILLCGGLGCEKKEAAPPPMAPEVEVTNVVQRNVPNYEQWVAQLNGQVNADITPKVQGYLLKRAYTEGFFVHKGQLLYEIDPRPFIAGLDEAKAQVAVAVAQRTEAENNVTRDRPLAEQHAIPQKQLDTDISTLAANVAQVNAAEANKVQAELNLAWTKVLSPIDGLAGTSNANVGDLVGTTTKMTTVSDINPIRAYFNISESDYLGRAQLISQAVRGGKGHAASFPVEFLQANGIAFPAKGKIMLVNREITSQTGTIQLAADFPNKDGILRPGGFGNIRIETGMTKDALLVPQAAVIEVQSMYQVVVVSPENKAMFRPVKVGDRVGTNWIITEGLKPGEKVIVQGFMKVREGTPVSAKPYVVASVPEGD
- a CDS encoding ATP-grasp domain-containing protein, with product MSQSDSCGKDYAQSSLLIISSVWWPSSAKLAVALANYGCKVEGVCPPDHPFSFVDGITKIYPYRGLDSLQSLYDAICQSQPYLLIPCDDGVVWQLHELHRTRPELRPLIERSLGAPSGYELLSGRAELLQLAQEMHIRVPRTIQIANPGHLEEYFSSPAEPAILKLDGTNGGKGVQVVHSLQEARRAFTTMLRPVTLLTAVGRWLVIHDALALWNRTSRRRPGLVLQQFIAGRPANTMMVCQHGKVLAMVTVEVLCAQGSTGAAMAVRLIENEEICTAAERIAERLQLSGFHGLDFVLESETGYAYLIEMNPRCTQLGHLPLPLQGDLAGIFCRAFTDANPQQQQRSFCEKTIVFFPQAIMSNAKFPYLQTSYVDVPWGEPRLVRELMNRDWRDRSFFARLHNMIWPPVRAAVDFEAMAGQSDPIPEMPTVGPKGH
- a CDS encoding sugar transferase, coding for MLLLSFTLLMLLLGPEIRGHQLSLARVLQLRVSLLNFMLAATCLVTWRLSFNLTKLHFDRSNASVAILGVETFLRVTSCAGIAAIIIYLRHPDRVSLYTIATFWFVSMILLSVGRAILIAFEYYVRPLLRQNRQVVIVGSGRRAQQVAHELTTHPKWHYFVLGFVDSEPQCDPRCVLGGIEQLDSILMQKVVDEVIIALPMKSMYDSIQLAIQACERAGIQSGYSLDLFSTEVAKRRSFEEHDASSVVLHMVHNGHHKFLKRSLDVACSAVGVIILAPLMVLVALAIKMTSKGPVIFRQKRYGLNKRTFWMYKFRSMVEDAEVRQKELEHLNENDGHAFKMRNDPRITRVGQIIRRTSIDELPQFFNVLLGDMSLVGPRPLPMRDVNNFSEASLMRRFSVKPGLTGLWQVSGRSNTSFANWMKLDLEYIDRWSLLLDMKILARTIPAVFKKSGAV